ACCAGACCTGGTTGTTGATTTTGGTCTCACAAAATAGGAGGATTTTGGGAACAAGAACCTAGAGCCTGGATCGCCCTGAGGTGATGAACCAACACCCAAAAATCTCAGGGAGAAAGGAGTTGAATCGATGTAGATCAATTCAACCTTATGTGAGCTGTAACTACCGCATAGAGCAGGGTAGGCCACTAAGAAGAAAGTAAACAGGAAatgatggagaagaaatgacgaggaaggaagaggaaagaagggagaaacAGGAAAAACTTACCCGGGATGGGACTCAACTGAATCGGTCAAGGGAAGAAATAGAGAGGATAGAGAAGCAGTGAGCCAACAAATTTGCACCGCAACAAACTTAGCAACTATTCATTCATTAAATTCTCTACGTATCTAATCAATAGTTACAGCATATATATAGACTCTTAAAAACTGAAGTTGACTCAAAGAAGGAAACTGAAACAAACTATTCTATGTTATCTAActtccataaaataaaatcacaagAATAAcccaacaattaaataaattccTAAGTACTCCTATGGGACTGAAAACTGGATTTGGATCTGGTTCTTCTCTGTCTGGGCTTCCAGATTGGGTCGTGCCGGTTCAACCACGAAAGTGCTACTGGATCAACGGGTCTGTCCATAGGGTATCTATGGACGACCCACATATTTGTACTAAATAGTGGTCTGAAATTTTTTAGAGGGTAGACCGAAAGGTCCCCTGCTCACCATAGTTATTAAGGCGTCCTGGCGGTTTTGAAGAATCAAAGCGTTTGGGCGCCTTGGTGGAAAGGCGAtacttcattattttattatattttttacattttattctattttctatGTTCTTATTGGTTATGTGTATATGATTTTCTTACATTACGATACACCGaatcatttaaaaacaaaacaaaattaaaatatgtaaagttttattctatttcttatattttcataGGCTTGTATACATTATTTCTGTATATTGTGTTACATGGAATCACCTAAGCCaaacaaaaacgaaaaaaaaaaaacgaaagtcCTCCTCACTCCTCACCGTCTCACCCAtaaccaaaagagaagaaagaaaacctgcgaaagagaaaaggagaaaaaggagcaGTGGCAAGGGCGACTGTCGCGACTCCCTCAGACCTCACTCCTCCCTCTCAGTCCCCATTTTCGACCAGCGTCCGGTGAGGCGACGACATCTCCAACCTTGTAAgtattttgccttttttttttttttttttttttcttttttccttcaaaaatctGAACCCCTTCTAACATCttcactctccactctccaccgacatctccatctccagcctcaacctccaccggcgtccggcgacatctccagccttgaaggtaagtattgtgctttatttttttcttttcccttctaaGCCTCTAtcttctaaagtctaaacccttTCTCTAACCATCTCCAGCCTCCATCCCCACCAGCGACATCTCCATTACCCTGTCAACAGtctccacccccaccggcgACATCTCCAGCTTCCACAGGAAGTgttgtgccttttttttttttccttctaaagtctaaacccttcttctaaccctctctatgtttcttccttttgcagCGGTGACCTTTTACATCTTCCGGCACCGCTGTCTTCCTTTACTCCGGCATTCCGGCAGCATCTTCCGGCCAGCAGCAAGTGTCCTTtttttcggtttcagttcttctcttcttccggCCAGCAGCAcaccatcttctattttttttaatttttcttattCTCCTATGCCTTATTCTTCTGTGGCTGGTTTCTACTAGTGATGGCCGGTGGCTTTGGCTGCTGCCGGAGTGGCTGTTGCTGTAATTTCTGCAATTCAATGTAAATTGTGCATTCCTTAGTATAATTTATGAAATGCATGTGTTATTGTAAGTTATGCAATCTGTGGTTATGTAACTATTTATTCCTTGATTATGTGAGTTTATAATTCTAACATCATGTGAATGAGTAATTATGTGATTCATTGATTTTGTAATTATGTGATTCACTGATTTTGTAATTCTATGATTATGCTATTGTGCAATTCCTTGATTATgtacttcaattctttcatatttatttagtatataagtagaattatataaaaattaatatgctatttgtgcctaataaaatggttatataaaaaaaaaacactaaaatgccttgttcgccaaggcgacgccttacggccgccctatcgccaaggcgcttaggaaggccctcaaacgccatggtcgccttgccgccttgataactatgctgctcacatgtcaagtttcagctcaattGGAGTAAGTCATGGCGAAATAATGCTTTCAAAAATCCAGGACTTCCAAGAAGGTGCAGGGCGATGTGTAGAGAACCAAGACCATGCATGACAATAAATGGGGGTTggggtatatgattgaatttaagtAGGAAATTGGCGAGTGATCAATACTGACCGTTCTCTAATTATCCAGTGgtcagaattgccacatcaccaaTCCATATCACACAACTAGGTGGGTCACCCATAGATACTGTATGGATGGGGGACTGTccataaaaccttttgcctttttttttttaatattctaatttttttcgTGGATAAAAGATTCAATAGTTTCACTCTCTATCATTTGGCCTTTGACTTTCTGGAAAGCCTTCCAAGATCCCTCCCCCTAGCCATTTCACGCTGTGATTTCATTGTATGGTCTTTGTATTATTCTTTAACGAGATAGGTTGCCCGTAGGCATGCTGAATGATTTTCTGTTTATTTACGTATTGGAAACTTGCCTGTCATGACAATTTTTCTTCACTTTTATCACTGTTTTTGCAGTCCGGACTGCTTTGGTAGCAGTGATTGCTTTCATGCCCACCAACCCGGATGGTGCATTGGGCTCACTGGAttacaaaaaggaagaaagacgTGCATTGGCCATCAAATCtcgtgatgcagctccaaggtTTGGAACTCCAGAACGCCAAAAGCTGATTGATGAGGTATGCTTCCAATTAATTTACCATAccccctttttttgggttggactTGACTACCTTTTCAAAGTAAAAGCTCTCGCTAAAAAGTTTCCTGATTACACAGATTCACCAGTATATGCTAAGCAAAGCACCCCCTGTTCCCCAACTCATCCCTCAACAGATCTCCAATGAACCCTCTACCAGTGAAGAAGGGGAAGCGGAAAGCAGTCCACAAAATGCTGGTGTAGTTGCAGTGGGTGAGGAGCATCCAAATCCAGAAGGGGATGACAACAGGATGGTGGAAGACATTCGGGAAGTCCACATGAATGCTAATGCTGGGCCCTTGAGAGTCAGTTTCACTGCGGGATTGAGAGTGTCGAGACAAGTGCCAGTTGTGGATCCCAATGAGCAACTAGAGCAGGGGCCAGAAATGAGGGTGCCGAAGCCTTCTGATGACCGTTTGTTTACATGGGCTGCTGTTGGGCTTACTGTTGCCATTGTGGTTCTTTtactcaagaaattcttgaagTCTAATGGATATGCTGCTGGTTACATGGATGGGTTGTAAATAGAGAAATGTGGGGATGTCTGAACGACGGAATGCAGCTGATCAATCAACTAGGAATTGAAACAGATGTAGTTACATTTTCCTTTCCCAAAGGTAAAtatgtattatattatatacAATGGTCATTACttgtgatttttttcttttcaatatttTCTTGTAACTCTTCTGTTTAAGCATTAGTTTTCAAttgctgtaattttttttttgaggaaaaCTTGTACTAAGTGGTcaatattttataaaatttaaagGAGATAGCTAATAATAAATCTTGAATTACTTCTGAACgtaattaaaaaatagaaaaaacaggTCTTGAACACATAGTTAAAAGGAATTTGAGAAGTTAATTTTTAATGAGGTGGCTGACTAAAGCTGGAGGCAAGTTAAACTGCAAAACCCACCTGCCCATTAAAAGGTGCATTTAATTATCAAAACTGGGTTTAGAGTTATTTTTATTTAGGCCGAGAGCCTTGGGCACAAGATTTATTAAGGTTCTTGAGATTTGAAGGAACCAGTTTGGATGGATGTGAAAGTCTTTGGATTATCTATCCAACCTGGTTCTCTTTCAGATGCTCCAGGTATGAATTGCGACTACAAATCAAAGTGTATAACTTATTCTTCTGTCATACAAGTTGTTGGAAGTGTTTTTTAGCTGATAATTGACACAAATGGAGAATGATGTAGACAGCATGTTTTAGAAACATAAGCAATAAAAGCACATCGTAAATATGCCAAACAATACAAGAATGGCTTATGGgactattgttcatttcccttcttttctcccATTTTTATTCACTGTACGCATAAAGCCTTTGTTTGGGTGATGTGGCTTGAGTCTCCTCGTCTTCAGGTGGTGGGGGTCAGGAAGCTActctttgtaattttgttttcagaattttttgaaCAATTGAAATGCGCCTCCAAATTCCTAAAAGTGTACAGTGGCGGTAGTGCTAGGTCGAGATGTTGACACTTGGCAGCTCAGACATTCAACGGTCGTCTCCTAGTCTTCAGGTGGTGGGGGACAGGAAGCTActctttgtaattttgttttcataatgTTTTGAACAATTGAAATGCACCTCCAAATTCCTAAAAGTGTACTGTGGCGGCAGTGCAGTGCTAGGttgagatgttgacacctggcaACTCAGACATCCAACGATTCAAGCTCAACATAAGTCAATGAGCTTGGACCGATGGATGTCCAAGAGGCcatgtgtcaacatctccaccctGATCCTTGagatctagaaaaaaaaaaataaaattaaacaatAGTCCCTCTTATAGGTGCTTGCATAAAAATAAATcatgggaaaaggaacgctgCCTGGTCGGGTGGTCTTCTGCTCCTGTGCTCAGACATAGGTTTATGTGAAATTACTATCTTGTttctgtaaaataaaaaatttcatttatgTTGATGTCCTTACATGTTTTCTCATTAGCACCCCGTGTTGATGTAGAAACCACACGTTcagacaacaatctcttgcccataaatcATTGTTTTGATACCATACTGAATGAGTTATCAACGGTGATTTAACTCATTGAACTCCTGAATAGTGAGCCTCACCATTGACTCCAACTCTCCATCCTATtgaaaaaaagttcaaaatacCATTtatcgtctaataagagaatcAGATGCTATGGCTAAACAGATTCTTTCTTCGTGAAGAAGGACAATGTCCTTTTCTCTCAAAGTCGATTGGTTTGTGTGGtatgttttttttccccacaATCATTGTCAATGTTAGCTGTTAGACatcttcttttccatttttttgaaattaatagtcctatttatttcattatttcttATGAAGAGGATTTAGATGACTCCATTTGGAAGTTGCTACTTCTAGTggcaacaaaataaaaaagcgACAGAGATCGATCTGAGTTAGAAAGTATGAAAAAGCGATAGAGATCACTACGAAGCTAGAATACAATTTCCCACCAATACAGATAAAGAAGTGGGTGATTGAATTGTCTAGTAAGAGGCGTTTGTTTAATGAGATGAAAGTGTGGGATCCATGAGTGGGATGTGAGAGGGATTGGGAAGGTTCCTGCACATTGAGGCAGTGTACTTCTTTTTCTcatacgaaaaaaaaaaaaaaaaaaaaaaattcgacaaATAACTAAGGTCTGATCttagcaatttggatcctctaccgCATGCTGCTGTCCTGTGCCGTGCAGATACAGGGTTacgtgcaatgatcgccttacccctgcctgagtgggggtaaggcgatcattgtgtgcagccctgtgtctgcgcagcacggACAGTGCGCCATAGAGAATTGGATCCCTGATcttaatacccaaaaaaaaaaaaagaagaaaggaaaaaggaaaagtgaaaaaaaacaaaatatataagaTCTGATTTAGTTAGACCTTGctatcatcatcaccaccaccagatGGACTAGAGCTTCTTCCAAGACTGATACAGAGTATGGGTTTGGCTAGCGAAATGAAGACCCAATATAGCCTCACCAAAGCAATCGTTAGAGTCAGGTAATAGACCCAGCAATTGACTAGATCAACCAATTCTACATTCATCAACAGCTCTGATCGCTTCACCTCAAGGATGACCACCATGGTTTCCACCTCTTTCCTCAGACCAAACCACCACAACCCACCAAAGCTTGCAGCCATGGCAACCCTTTCCACCCATCTTTCCTTCCTCACTACCCTTATCACCGTGTCATCCAACACTGGTCTCACTGTGACTCTCGACCAATGAAGCATTATCTCATACAACCCTATAAAGAACACAACCCGACTCATCAAATTTGTGATTCTACCACTTCCTGTGCCTCTGCTGATGCCATTCAAGTCAAGGGGCCAAAACCCAGATGCTATAGTCCTTTCAATGCCCAATACAACACAGACATTAAACGTGCAGAGTAAAGTCCAAGCAGCATAGAGGTAAGCTTGGGATGGTGGAGTAGCAGTGGGCTTAGtactgttgctgttgctgctataTGGAAGGAAAGCAGAACAACCCATCAATGCCTGTAGAAGAGCTGTGAAGCTGATAATGGATacaaggagatgaagaagagttGGGTAACTTGGGTTAGTGTAGAACAAGGATAGTGGGaataaggaggagaaagatagtgAAGAGGGTGGAGAGGTGAAGGAGAGGATATAATGGGAATTAGCAAGCCTAGCTAGAAGCAGGAAAGATAAGGGAAGGATGAGACTAAGGAGGGAGAGAGTTATGATGTAGAAAGGTTCACTCAAGAATGGTTTCTGTAACAGCTGCTGACCTCTTTCCTTCCATCTTTCCCAACCCATTAGTTGATGATTGAAATCTTGAAGACTTTAAcaccttctcctccttccctcCCAGATCCAAACCTGCAAAAACTAAAAAATCTGATCAGTGATCAGTTCCCTTGTTTGAAAAATTAGGGAACAAAGTAACACAAGGTCCAGTATTTATATATTTCCCCTATTATTTGCAATTCGTACCGAGGTGGTGGCCACCAATGGCCATAGTTCACGGTTTAGGAATCGGTATGGTATCGGCTGTAACAAATCGGTATCCGTGGTacccaataccaatacctgaTTGATACGGTATGGTGTATCCATCTGTACTGAGGGcaaaatggtcaaaaaagtATGAAAGCGATAGTGTCCAATACAAACCCATATGTCGTATCAGCCAAACCGCATTGATATCGGTATCATTTTCGGCCGGGACAGATAAGAGTGATTTAAGTCCTTGCCGTATCGTTAGTTGATATTAATTACCAAATATATGTATCTGTATGTATCGTTAGTTGATATTGGCCATGGGCCATGATTGTAGGttgaatatatattttatgcACACAAGAATCAGTGTGATATGTTTGGATAAGACGGATCATGGATCAGACCAAAAAATGGTCAAGTTGAGTGGGGCTTGATTGCATGATATTATCATCTCTCCACTTCACTTCAGGCTCCTTAGTCTaacaacttttttatttttgtaaggCAGCCTAACAATTTataaagaggttaggacttaaGAGGATAGATAAGACTTCTAGCCTAACATCTTAATTAAAGTCTTCCCCTAATCCCctccaaattttctttttcattgtaTCTTAGTTATTTAATCATCTTAACAAAATGCTTATTAATTGAAAGTCAAATCTTTGAACAACTTGAATGATTGATACAACGACTAGTAAACTAAAGGAAGTCTTAATCATGAAAATGAGCTACCAAGTAAGAGATGAAATTCCCCATCAATCTAGTGGAAGATTCCTGTAGATTTGCTAATGAATTCTAGAAAAGGAATGCTCCATGGAAAGGAGTTTCACGTAAAAAATGAATATGAAGCATTAGGTTTTCATTCTCGGAATAGATTCTAGGTCTAGAATGTATTCTGGAAGCGAGAAATAGAGAACTGAATTCCAGAATACGTTCTAGACCCAGAATATATTctcagaatgcataccaaacacatcttAGGTGAGCAATACATAGATTCCATAGCAAACTGCAATGCCAAAACTTTTACCAACAACGACTTTGCATGACCAAGGGCAATGGAAATTTGAAGCTATCAATTTAAACATAAAGACTAGAATTGATTATTACAATTGTTCATAAGGTCGAAGATAGAGCAACATGAATGTGGAATTtcccaatctgattggattgcCCTGCCCTCTCTGGATATCCAGATCTTAAACTTCAATCTGCACAGTTGGATCACGCTTATCATCTTTGAAAGCTAATTGTACATttcagggttttcaaaaatcagaCTCCGATACATCTTCTTGTCTTTCAATACTTGTGTATTAATGATTATTGAGAAGTAAGATCTCAAGTATACTCTCAGTACATTTCATTCTGGGACTGTTCGATTAACTGTGAGGGCCAAAGCTTCATATTTGACTTCAAGACCAATCTGTTTCATTCTGGGACTGTTCGATTAACTGGAGGCTGAACTAAATGGAATCTTGCAGGGGTAGAAACATTCTTTGAAGGATGGGATCCATCTCAAAGAAATCTGGCTCAATAATTATAGACTAAATAGCTTTTTGACTCTCCAAGAAAACATGTGTATTCCCTGGAATCTAATACCCCCTATCTTGAACTGGCAAAACTAACTTCCAATTTTTCAACTATAAATTTCTTGCACCAGAACAACCACTGGTTTAAGACACTACGCTCTCTAGCTCTTTTTTCTATCACAACCAGAACTActatcctcccccccccccccccttgatgTATGATGTACAgactttcctttctctttaatatgtatattttcgctttctcattaaaaaacaaaaaaaattcacttgAATGTGTTGGTAATGTGACCACCTGACCTCACTCACTTTCATGAGAATGGGTCAATGTGTCATTTGTTTAATGTATATAAAAGAGAGGGGCAATTCCTAGTTGTAGAATATAGCTATCAAGAAATAAATACactattgttttttttccttgttggTAATGGGAATAAAGGCACTCCAACGGCTATATTACGGTTACATATGCAACAGCTATATAATTGCTATATACATGAGTTTATAAATAGGATATGTGAATCGATCATATTATTATTTTGGCGCTTGCTACTAATCTGTCTAAACAAACCCAGATGAACAAATTATCTTTTGTATTTGAcagttcagttttggttctatttgtttataaactttctttttctcattaaaaaaaaaaaatataggacaTGTGAATCAATCATCACAGCTAATGTACAGCCTTCTACTTGAGTATAGACACTTCAGAATGAAGAGATTTTCTTTCCCCTCACTGTCAAAAAAAGCACCCTCATATAATTATCGTTTTTGTTCCCTCTATTCTCAACAAATATCGATGATAGGAATTcactcaaaaaatattttttttttggtaagagaatTCAATCAAAAAATTGATATTAGgaacaatgtttttttttaacaacccccccctccaaaaaaaaaaaaaaaaccccgaGAGGTTTGCAATATAAATTCTATATTTTCCAAACTTAGTTATACCATATGGAAGAGTAATGCAGCAATACTCACCAGGTAACTATCTCCATTAACCATATGTATAATATTAAGTTCAAatttgttatgtgcctaatgggccCACTCTAATATATGGACGCTAGATTGACTAGCTAAGTATAAGATAGattaaaggacttgatttaacTCATTCCATCAGCTCCGAGCTTTTGGCGCATCTGTCAATTACCTAACAAAATTTTATCATATCAGCAACAataactacaacaaccaagagCACCCTCCCCCGCATCATGTTTGTGTCTTGGAGGAGTACAAAACAGAGTATCTTGTGTTTTCAGTGGCTCTTAGAAACCTATTGGAATATGAGGATCTCAGTAAACATCTAAAACCCTGTAAAATGTGAGTGTTGATATTGGGAAAGCTGGAATTCTATATATTCTCGAGTCAGAACTGCAGAAACTTCGTTCAAGAGTTGAAATGTCCTTGCTTCTAGGATGGAAGATAATTTTTTACCAAGGTTGAAGAGAATGGAGTTCCATACATGTTTGCTGGAAATTCAAATATAGTCTAGACCTGCCAACTTGACCCTTGAAAATAAACCCAATTGCAGTTTCAGTTCAATTTCTTCAACTTGGGTTGTTCCTTAAGCCCTCCTGGTTTGTACCTTAGTGGCGATTTCTGCAGAAGAGAAATTTACTCTCAATGCCTCCGCACTTCCGCTATTATCTtaaagagattttcttattgaaactCCTTAAGGTATCAAATAATTTCTAAccctcctttttttattttttatttttttccctcttaacATCCAGGAGGGTGAATTGGTTTCCTGGTCTGAACAAATCATGTAAGCTTACTGTTTAACATGCCCAGCTGCCTTAAGAACTTGGGAAATTATCTGGATTAGACAGGAGTCAAATtttactcaaattcaatcatttatccaCCTATGTATGTTCATATGCTCCTTGGTGGTCCATACACCCCTTTGATATTCacataattttcaattttcttttcggCCACTTGACAAGCTCCATTTGGGCTGAAAATTGATATGTGAGCTTGGGGTGTCTATCCATCCACAAATTTTCAGCCCCATCCAACCTGCCATTTGGTATATATGAGATTTGCTTTGGTTAACCTACTCTTGTAGATGCATTTTACTGCATTTCAAAGCTATGAGCAAAGCATGAGTTCAGGAAGGTATAAGCGGAAATCTGTTATCACACACTTGATGCAACTAAAAGAGATGCATTGCATATCCTAGAAATTGCTGTGCTCTTCTCTAGTAATGGAAATGCCACAAAGTCCTTGGTGACCAGCAAATCTACATCTTTACAAGTACACATGCACACAGATTGGTGACAGGAGGTGGTAGCTACTTTCCTTGACATCCAGCTGCTTTTAGGAAGTTGTCAAATGGGCTGGCAGGAGGCAATCTCAGAACCGACCAAGGCTCAGTCGGCAATACACTTAGAATTTGCTCATCATCATTGCTTATCTgtgtgaaatagaaatcatcaaatcaaatcagaaAATGAAACCATCCATATCTAAAATTACTGGAAAGATCAGAACAAAGTTTCCATGGATTGTAAGTGTTTGTTATTAACTGCTGCCTTTATTCGGTACAACCACCTTGTCATGAATCATGGTCCAACAGACACTGACAATTTGAGTAGAACTCACCTTATGTATGGCAGAAATGCCATTTGCAGCGAAGTCCAAGGACAGCTGATCCACTGGTCTTGAGTCATGTGTTTCACGGGCCAACCAACTAGACAACTTCATCCTGGAACCTGTGCCTAGGGCCTCACATTGACTAGCCATCATGCTGTATGGGATGGGCGAAGTTGAGACAGATGTGCCAGCCACTTGGCCAGCCACTTCAAGTGCCTGATCCCACAAAAAACAGGTCAGTAAATGCATAAAAAACAGAATGCAAACCAACAGTAGCAGATAGTTGGCATGCAAAAGCCATGTCCTTGGGTTAAAGAAATAAATGGCTA
The sequence above is a segment of the Telopea speciosissima isolate NSW1024214 ecotype Mountain lineage chromosome 7, Tspe_v1, whole genome shotgun sequence genome. Coding sequences within it:
- the LOC122670012 gene encoding ubiquitin-conjugating enzyme E2 32-like, coding for MAEERYNMKNPAVKRILQEVKEMQSSPSDDFMSLPLEENIFEWQFAIRGPCDTEFQGGIYHGRIQLPAEYPFQPPSFMMLTPNGRFETQTKICLSISNHHPEHWQPSWSVRTALVAVIAFMPTNPDGALGSLDYKKEERRALAIKSRDAAPRFGTPERQKLIDEIHQYMLSKAPPVPQLIPQQISNEPSTSEEGEAESSPQNAGVVAVGEEHPNPEGDDNRMVEDIREVHMNANAGPLRVSFTAGLRVSRQVPVVDPNEQLEQGPEMRVPKPSDDRLFTWAAVGLTVAIVVLLLKKFLKSNGYAAGYMDGL
- the LOC122668694 gene encoding uncharacterized protein LOC122668694, producing MGCSAFLPYSSNSNSTKPTATPPSQAYLYAAWTLLCTFNVCVVLGIERTIASGFWPLDLNGISRGTGSGRITNLMSRVVFFIGLYEIMLHWSRVTVRPVLDDTVIRVVRKERWVERVAMAASFGGLWWFGLRKEVETMVVILEVKRSELLMNVELVDLVNCWVYYLTLTIALVRLYWVFISLAKPILCISLGRSSSPSGGGDDDSKV